The following are encoded together in the Temnothorax longispinosus isolate EJ_2023e unplaced genomic scaffold, Tlon_JGU_v1 HiC_scaffold_361, whole genome shotgun sequence genome:
- the LOC139824413 gene encoding uncharacterized protein, with amino-acid sequence MSVRIKNATTFFARATKYFKTKAHILPAALVHRVRKATYNSRLWVIVRVGGSIRLANDIVLTPEYVKQCIHQIVMDRKRRKRESKNERARKRQKAIKKALKRDRSPPRTPRPKPPSRSADPRRRRQSPTVVVDDTPPPTATPRHTRKTMTSGYHTLDQTSDRELSALVETADTTRTSGVPPSIATLPLVVLERLSTSAIAKLSTRSKKKTPKTQQKTATVATLINLINFPRLYAITIIYSCYINDNWTFNGYEVRTDLPSNTYCRAPGSTEGVAMTENIMEHIAKVAKRNPLKVRLANMNDVDKAALESMIKDLSKSADYEMRKRAVETFNNENRWKKKGIALVPIKYPLGYFGQFNAMVSVCARDGTVCVTHGGFECGQGINTKVAQVGLLFRYRPKFSHRQTKQ; translated from the exons ATGAGCGTAAGGATCAAGAACGCAACAACGTTCTTTGCGCGTGCGACCAAATACTTCAAAACGAAAGCACACATTTTACCTGCCGCGCTTGTACATAGAGTGAGAAAGGCCACGTATAACAGCCGCCTATGGGTAATCGTACGAGTTGGTGGCAGCATCCGACTTGCGAATGACATTGTCCTCACACCGGAATACGTTAAACAATGTATACACCAAATTGTAATGGATCGCAAAAGACGTAAACGTGAATCCAAGAATGAAAGAGCGCGCAAACGTCAAAAAGCTATAAAAAAGGCATTGAAACGAGACCGCTCGCCGCCCCGAACGCCTCGTCCGAAACCGCCTAGTCGCAGTGCCGAcccgcgacgacgacgtcagTCTCCTACCGTCGTCGTTGATGACACGCCGCCACCAACAGCAACGCCGCGTCACACGCGAAAAACTATGACCTCTGGATATCACACGCTCGATCAAACTTCCGATCGTGAGTTATCGGCGCTCGTCGAAACCGCCGACACGACACGCACATCTGGCGTACCACCGTCAATCGCGACGCTACCATTGGTCGTCCTAGAGCGATTGAGCACCTCCGCCATCGCAAAGCTGAGCACCCGCTCTAAAAAGAAGACACCCAAAACACAGCAAAAAACTGCAACGGTCGCTACGCtaattaatcttattaattttccacGTTTGTACgcgataacaattatttacagtTGTTACATTAACGACAATTGGACCTTCAATGGATACGAAGTGCGAACTGATTTACCGTCAAACACATACTGTCGAGCGCCCGGATCCACGGAAGGAGTGGCCATGACTGAAAATATAATGGAACACATCGCGAAAGTGGCGAAAAGGAATCCGCTAAAGGTCAGATTGGCTAATATGAACGACGTGGATAAGGCCGCGTTAGAATCCATGATAAAGGATTTGTCGAAATCGGCCGATTATGAGATGCGGAAGCGGGCTGTTGAAACGTTCAACAATGAGAATCGCTGGAAGAAAAAGGGTATTGCCCTAGTACCTATAAAATATCCACTCGGATATTTTGGTCAGTTCAATGCTATGGTGTCAGTCTGCGCTCGCGATGGTACAGTTTGCGTGACGCACGGTGGCTTTGAATGCGGCCAAGGTATAAATACCAAG gTTGCGCAAGTGGGCTTACTCTTTCGGTATCGACCTAAGTTTAGTCACCGTCAAAccaaacaataa